From Hippoglossus stenolepis isolate QCI-W04-F060 chromosome 4, HSTE1.2, whole genome shotgun sequence, a single genomic window includes:
- the LOC118105780 gene encoding alpha-(1,3)-fucosyltransferase 4-like, producing the protein MFAFKRLGGHRTKVDSKKCFNFAGCRASIREQQPQRTERTRAPGRVVPVGEMWCSLLYRRTHSVCVAAAVFLLFMGICLLYLPDPFALEPVVSEQNRAVTLLIWTHPFGRRRKLPDCSALFQIPGCTLTDDRSAYPQADAVIVHHREVAIGSAELPPEPRPSAQKWIWMNYESPAHTPALWRFEGLFNLTMSYRADSDIFLPYGYLIPRVPKTKMIQNRFTHPLNKPSNAHLRRPRLLAWVISNWSEAQARVAFYYKLRRYIHVDVYGHAGRPVPNDGGVGSLAHLVGHYQFYLALENSQHTDYITEKLWNAVLAGAVPVVLGPPRKNYERFLPPEAFIHVDDFPTVRGLARYLLMLRLNPGRLRRHLDWRGSYSLHRPPLWAEHYCTACRATRTCSGKTNVVEDLTNWFYS; encoded by the coding sequence ATGTTTGCCTTTAAACGTCTTGGTGGACACAGGACAAAGGTCGACTCTAAGAAGTGTTTTAACTTTGCAGGGTGCAGGGCGTCCATAAGAGAGCAGCAGCCGCAGCGCACGGAGCGGACACGCGCTCCGGGTCGGGTGGTCCCGGTGGGAGAGATGTGGTGCAGCTTACTTTACAGAAGAACCCACTCTGTGTGCGTGGCCGCcgctgtttttttgttattcatgGGAATCTGCCTGCTTTACCTACCGGACCCGTTCGCGCTGGAACCGGTCGTGTCTGAGCAGAACCGCGCTGTGACGCTCCTGATCTGGACTCATCCGTTCGGCCGACGCCGAAAACTTCCGGACTGTTCCGCGCTCTTTCAGATCCCCGGGTGCACGCTCACCGACGACCGGAGCGCGTACCCGCAGGCGGACGCTGTGATCGTCCACCACCGGGAGGTCGCCATCGGCTCTGCTGAGCTGCCACCGGAACCGCGTCCGAGCGCGCAAAAGTGGATATGGATGAACTACGAGTCCCCGGCACACACACCCGCACTGTGGCGCTTTGAGGGACTTTTCAATCTCACGATGAGCTACCGGGCAGATTCGGATATTTTCCTGCCGTACGGGTATCTCATCCCCCGTGTGCCTAAAACCAAGATGATCCAGAACCGCTTTACGCACCCGCTCAACAAACCCTCGAACGCACACCTCCGCCGGCCCCGCCTCTTGGCCTGGGTCATCAGCAACTGGTCGGAAGCGCAAGCACGCGTGGCCTTTTACTACAAGCTCCGCCGGTACATCCACGTGGATGTGTACGGACACGCGGGGCGGCCGGTACCAAACGACGGTGGCGTGGGAAGCTTGGCGCATCTGGTCGGGCACTACCAGTTCTACCTGGCGCTGGAGAACTCGCAGCACACCGACTACATCACGGAGAAGTTGTGGAACGCGGTGCTGGCCGGCGCAGTCCCGGTGGTCCTGGGTCCGCCCAGGAAGAACTACGAGCGCTTCCTGCCCCCAGAGGCCTTCATCCACGTGGACGACTTCCCCACGGTGCGGGGCCTGGCACGGTACCTGCTGATGCTGAGGCTCAACCCGGGCCGCCTCAGGCGCCACCTGGACTGGAGGGGGAGCTACAGCCTGCACCGGCCCCCCCTATGGGCTGAACACTACTGCACCGCCTGCAGGGCGACGAGGACGTGCAGCGGCAAGACTAATGTGGTCGAAGACCTGACAAACTGGTTCTACTCATGA